One stretch of Cyclopterus lumpus isolate fCycLum1 chromosome 10, fCycLum1.pri, whole genome shotgun sequence DNA includes these proteins:
- the hs3st1 gene encoding heparan sulfate glucosamine 3-O-sulfotransferase 1, with protein MAAILLGLLLFAMQSPPVPSRPMADEGPPPPPTLLPIDNGSTSHPNGTFQQLPHIIIIGVRKGGTRALIEMLSLHSSVAAAQNEVHFFDWESHFQKGLPWYLSQMPYAFPDQLTVEKTPAYFTSSKVPKRIHQVNPDIKLLLILRDPTERVLSDYTQVFYNRLQKHKRYQPIESVLVKDGEINLGYKALNRSLYCVHMQNWLQYFPLKSIHVVDGDELIRDPFPEMKKVERFLKLEPQINASNFYFNKTKGFYCLRDHGRERCLHDSKGRAHPHVAPAILQKLYQFFQEPNKKFFELVGRTFNWK; from the coding sequence ATGGCAGCCATACTCCTCGGGCTGCTGCTCTTTGCGATGCAGTCTCCCCCCGTCCCCTCCAGGCCCATGGCCGACGAGGggccacctccacctcccaccTTGTTGCCCATCGACAACGGGAGCACCAGCCACCCGAACGGCACCTTCCAACAGCTTCctcatattataattattggCGTGAGGAAGGGGGGGACGCGGGCGCTGATAGAGATGCTCAGTCTGCACAGTTCAGTGGCGGCGGCTCAGAACGAGGTGCACTTCTTCGACTGGGAGAGTCACTTCCAGAAGGGCTTGCCTTGGTACCTCAGCCAGATGCCCTACGCCTTCCCAGACCAGCTGACGGTGGAGAAGACGCCCGCCTACTTCACCTCCAGCAAAGTCCCCAAGCGCATCCATCAGGTGAACCCTGACATCAAGCTGCTGCTCATCCTCAGAGACCCCACGGAGCGGGTGCTGTCAGACTACACCCAGGTCTTTTACAACCGGCTGCAGAAGCACAAGCGCTACCAGCCCATCGAGTCCGTTCTAGTAAAGGACGGCGAGATCAACCTGGGATACAAGGCGCTCAATCGCAGCCTGTACTGCGTCCACATGCAGAACTGGCTGCAGTACTTCCCACTGAAGAGCATCCACGTGGTGGACGGGGATGAGTTGATCAGAGACCCTTTCCCCGAGATGAAAAAGGTGGAGAGATTCTTAAAGCTGGAACCCCAGATAAACGCTTCAAATTTTtacttcaataaaacaaaaggattCTACTGTTTGAGAGACCACGGGCGAGAACGGTGTTTACATGATTCAAAGGGCAGGGCTCACCCTCATGTGGCGCCGGCCATCCTGCAAAAACTCTACCAGTTCTTTCAGGAACCCAACAAGAAGTTCTTTGAGCTGGTGGGCCGAACGTTCAACTGGAAATGA